The Drosophila nasuta strain 15112-1781.00 chromosome 2L, ASM2355853v1, whole genome shotgun sequence genome window below encodes:
- the LOC132792667 gene encoding uncharacterized protein LOC132792667 isoform X1, with amino-acid sequence MHSVGIHSAMAIKRQRKRRDEQKRARERRYSTQSSESGETFHSPSGSVRRKYHHPHHAVKPGPGIDSQVVTSIGMLHIGIVFIVFGVFLCGAGIIPDETMSWNVFSSSSAWWNEVTCTGLFSFGLGLFLLVLNCLISRKEEEDLEDYVQRQLTRSRSGHRLERDVETGVLTTRHARKAVALQKNGRNGPPSPTDVAVVHCGSTENNISNGQIVGRNGINNSGDILLEKIVEEDAPYLNEHSAGISPIEIENDTKQLLRRESITDAINITRI; translated from the exons atgcattcgGTTGGCATACACTCCGCTATGGCGATTAAGCGCCAGCGAAAGCGTCGTGATGAACAGAAAAGGGCCAGAGAGAGACGCTACAGCACTCAGAGCAGCGAGAGCGGTGAAACTTTTCATTCGCCCAGCGGATCGGTGAGACGTAAATATCACCACCCACACCATGCCGTCAAGCCGGGACCAGGCATAGATAGCCAG GTGGTGACAAGCATTGGTATGTTGCATATTGGTATCGTGTTCATTGTGTTTGGCGTTTTCCTCTGCGGCGCTGGCATTATACCGGATGAGACCATGTCCTGGAACGTGTTCA GTTCCAGCTCGGCTTGGTGGAATGAAGTCACTTGTACTGGACTCTTTTCATTCGGCTTAGGTCTATTTCTACTAgttcttaattgtttaattagcCGCAAGGAGGAAGAAGATCTCGAGGATTACGTGCAACGTCAGCTGACCAGATCACGATCAG gTCATCGCTTGGAGCGGGATGTGGAAACTGGCGTGCTGACCACTCGACATGCCCGCAAAGCGGTTGCATTGCAAAAAAACGGCAGAAATGGTCCGCCATCGCCCACGGATGTGGCTGTCGTGCATTGTGGCTCGACGGAAAATAATATATCGAATGGACAGATAGTAGGTCGTAATG GCATAAACAATTCCGGTGATATATTGTTGGAGAAGATTGTGGAGGAGGACGCACCGTATTTGAATGAACATAGTGCGGGAATATCgccaattgaaattgagaatGATACAAAACAACTTCTAAGAAGGGAATCAATAACAGATGCAATCAATATAACACGCatataa
- the LOC132786335 gene encoding TBC1 domain family member 20 yields MSSVDEIKIDLPPLSFEKSPETQDERIKREAIEELIAKYPENRIPIEELRKQALSELGLVNDDLRRVLWPQLAGVDVNSLERVPTLAELQSHPEYNQVVLDVNRSLKRFPPGIPYEQRIALQDQLTVLILRVIQKYPNLRYYQGYHDVAVTFLLVAGEEVAYAIMEELSTTHFSECMQETMEATQRRLMFIWPVVHFEQPELFQFLQRSTVGTLFALPWYLTWFGHSLNSYKAVVRLYDYFLASPMYTPIFVTAAILLYRSQAILSEDCDMASVHCLLSKLPDDLPFEDLLHTSSKLYDKYSLTVIEKKVEELIKLEQEQRQLEERRRRYPRSTSAKPDYTLSRWVLKKLTTKSVMMTTAVSIVVGICAYYYKNQYLAAGIS; encoded by the exons ATGTCCAGTGTTGACGAAATAAAAATCGATCTTCCCCCACTAAGTTTCGAGAAAT CACCAGAGACGCAGGATGAGCGTATTAAGCGAGAAGCGATTGAAGAACTAATTGCCAAATATCCCGAAAATCGCATTCCAATTGAGGAATTGCGCAAACAAGCGCTCAGCGAATTGGGGCTGGTTAACGATGACCTCAGACGTGTTTTGTGGCCACAGTTGGCTGGCGTCGATGTCAACAGCTTGGAGCGTGTGCCAACTCTGGCTGAATTGCAATCACATCCGGAATACAATCAAGTGGTGCTCGATGTGAATCGTTCATTGAAACGTTTTCCCCCCGGAATTCCCTATGAACAGCGTATTGCGCTGCAGGATCAATTGACGGTGCTCATATTGCGTGTCATTCAAAAATATCCAAACTTACGCTACTATCAGGGCTATCACGATGTGGCCGTGACATTTCTGCTCGTCGCTGGCGAAGAAGTTGCCTACGCCATCATGGAGGAGTTGTCCACCACCCACTTCTCCGAGTGCATGCAAGAAACAATGGAGGCCACCCAACGGCGCTTGATGTTCATTTGGCCTGTGGTGCATTTTGAGCAGCCCGAACTATTTCAGTTCTTGCAACGTTCCACAGTTGGCACACTGTTTGCCTTACCCTGGTATCTCACCTGGTTTGGACACAGTTTGAACTCATACAAGGCTGTGGTGCGCTTGTATGATTATTTTCTCGCCTCACCGATGTACACGCCCATCTTTGTGACAGCCGCAATTCTGCTGTATCGATCGCAGGCCATTTTGAGCGAGGACTGTGATATGGCGTCGGTGCATTGTCTCTTATCAAAG CTGCCAGATGATTTGCCGTTCGAGGATTTGTTGCACACATCGAGTAAATTGTACGACAAATACAGTTTGACAGTAATTGAGAAAAAGGTTGAGGAACTCATCAAATTAGA GCAAGAGCAACGACAATTGGAGGAACGACGTCGTCGCTATCCGCGTTCGACATCAGCGAAACCAGATTACACATTAAGTCGATGGGTGTTGAAGAAATTGACCACGAAATCAGTAATGATGACAACCGCTGTTTCGATTGTGGTAGGCATTTGTGCATATTACTACAAGAATCAGTATTTGGCCGCTGGCATCAGCTGA
- the LOC132792667 gene encoding uncharacterized protein LOC132792667 isoform X3 — protein MHSVGIHSAMAIKRQRKRRDEQKRARERRYSTQSSESGETFHSPSGSVRRKYHHPHHAVKPGPGIDSQVVTSIGMLHIGIVFIVFGVFLCGAGIIPDETMSWNVFSSSSAWWNEVTCTGLFSFGLGLFLLVLNCLISRKEEEDLEDYVQRQLTRSRSGHRLERDVETGVLTTRHARKAVALQKNGRNGPPSPTDVAVVHCGSTENNISNGQIA, from the exons atgcattcgGTTGGCATACACTCCGCTATGGCGATTAAGCGCCAGCGAAAGCGTCGTGATGAACAGAAAAGGGCCAGAGAGAGACGCTACAGCACTCAGAGCAGCGAGAGCGGTGAAACTTTTCATTCGCCCAGCGGATCGGTGAGACGTAAATATCACCACCCACACCATGCCGTCAAGCCGGGACCAGGCATAGATAGCCAG GTGGTGACAAGCATTGGTATGTTGCATATTGGTATCGTGTTCATTGTGTTTGGCGTTTTCCTCTGCGGCGCTGGCATTATACCGGATGAGACCATGTCCTGGAACGTGTTCA GTTCCAGCTCGGCTTGGTGGAATGAAGTCACTTGTACTGGACTCTTTTCATTCGGCTTAGGTCTATTTCTACTAgttcttaattgtttaattagcCGCAAGGAGGAAGAAGATCTCGAGGATTACGTGCAACGTCAGCTGACCAGATCACGATCAG gTCATCGCTTGGAGCGGGATGTGGAAACTGGCGTGCTGACCACTCGACATGCCCGCAAAGCGGTTGCATTGCAAAAAAACGGCAGAAATGGTCCGCCATCGCCCACGGATGTGGCTGTCGTGCATTGTGGCTCGACGGAAAATAATATATCGAATGGACAGATA GCATAA
- the LOC132792667 gene encoding uncharacterized protein LOC132792667 isoform X2, giving the protein MHSVGIHSAMAIKRQRKRRDEQKRARERRYSTQSSESGETFHSPSGSVRRKYHHPHHAVKPGPGIDSQVVTSIGMLHIGIVFIVFGVFLCGAGIIPDETMSWNVFSSSSAWWNEVTCTGLFSFGLGLFLLVLNCLISRKEEEDLEDYVQRQLTRSRSGHRLERDVETGVLTTRHARKAVALQKNGRNGPPSPTDVAVVHCGSTENNISNGQIVGINNSGDILLEKIVEEDAPYLNEHSAGISPIEIENDTKQLLRRESITDAINITRI; this is encoded by the exons atgcattcgGTTGGCATACACTCCGCTATGGCGATTAAGCGCCAGCGAAAGCGTCGTGATGAACAGAAAAGGGCCAGAGAGAGACGCTACAGCACTCAGAGCAGCGAGAGCGGTGAAACTTTTCATTCGCCCAGCGGATCGGTGAGACGTAAATATCACCACCCACACCATGCCGTCAAGCCGGGACCAGGCATAGATAGCCAG GTGGTGACAAGCATTGGTATGTTGCATATTGGTATCGTGTTCATTGTGTTTGGCGTTTTCCTCTGCGGCGCTGGCATTATACCGGATGAGACCATGTCCTGGAACGTGTTCA GTTCCAGCTCGGCTTGGTGGAATGAAGTCACTTGTACTGGACTCTTTTCATTCGGCTTAGGTCTATTTCTACTAgttcttaattgtttaattagcCGCAAGGAGGAAGAAGATCTCGAGGATTACGTGCAACGTCAGCTGACCAGATCACGATCAG gTCATCGCTTGGAGCGGGATGTGGAAACTGGCGTGCTGACCACTCGACATGCCCGCAAAGCGGTTGCATTGCAAAAAAACGGCAGAAATGGTCCGCCATCGCCCACGGATGTGGCTGTCGTGCATTGTGGCTCGACGGAAAATAATATATCGAATGGACAGATAGTAG GCATAAACAATTCCGGTGATATATTGTTGGAGAAGATTGTGGAGGAGGACGCACCGTATTTGAATGAACATAGTGCGGGAATATCgccaattgaaattgagaatGATACAAAACAACTTCTAAGAAGGGAATCAATAACAGATGCAATCAATATAACACGCatataa
- the LOC132788219 gene encoding serine/threonine-protein kinase haspin homolog, with translation MDDTLPDDAWKDSFDKLLDRRPELRELNIIKKQVRASFNIDSSVENSNPDLLHVSESSLHNPNFLDVGSDRFVNLKRKNGNSISTPCVKRVSTNLFHCALSPITSMKLDGLQTELVPKLSNNGKAEGRAIKHVCFEISSLENSDIQIVDDPIKNIAPQEEATGKRSRSSLVLQPGKWRKSLHTWRRTFQTDVVAPTVKVSSPRKRTTAEITRISGRKSTYLNESITLVISHEKEVLRYCEQRRPIRFDSAYAAVKMLDTCKIGEGVYGEVFKYMPKSNPSTTVVLKVIPIEGTELVNGEVQKTYEQILPEIIISQEMSNLRTNANNSTTGYVNIYNVALVKGKYPQHLLKLWEEYDTKKESENDHPEMFGNNQLFIVLELNFAGSDMSEFTFINAEQSYYALQQIIFTLAVGEEAFQFEHRDLHWGNILIEETNKKHIDYNLNGKDLSLPTKGIRITIIDYTLSRVTVGDCCHYNDLSTDEELFTASGDYQYDIYRMMRDELNNDWSAYAPKTNVMWLSYVAAKLIDGVKYKNPKSQVHRTNLTKLKAFHKAVLRFSSASECANSFN, from the exons ATGGACGATACTTTACCTGATGACGCCTGGAAGGATTCCTTTGACAAGCTGCTGGATCGCAGGCC GGAGCTGCGTGAATTAAACATAATCAAAAAGCAAGTGCGCGCTTCGTTCAATATTGACTCGAGCGTGGAGAATAGCAATCCTGACCTATTACACGTAAGCGAGTCTTCATTGCACAATCCGAATTTCTTAGATGTGGGGAGCGATCGCTTCGTGAATTTAAAGAGGAAAAATGGCAATTCAATATCGACGCCATGCGTTAAGCGTGTGAGCACCAATCTTTTCCATTGCGCACTCTCGCCCATAACGAGTATGAAACTCGATGGTTTACAAACAGAGCTAGTTCCAAAATTGTCCAATAATG GCAAAGCAGAAGGGCGAGCTATCAAACACGTTTGCTTCGAAATAAGCTCATTGGAGAACAGTGACATTCAGATTGTCGATGATCCTATCAAGAATATAGCTCCACAAGAAGAAGCAACTGGCAAACGCAGCCGTTCTTCGCTTGTCCTGCAGCCCGGCAAATGGCGCAAGTCCTTGCACACCTGGCGTCGCACGTTCCAAACAGATGTCGTTGCTCCAACTGTAAAAGTGTCTTCGCCCAGGAAACGTACTACTGCAGAAATTACTCGCATATCGGGCAGGAAATCCACTTACTTGAATGAAAGCATTACTCTAGTAATCAGCCATGAGAAGGAAGTGCTCAGATACTGTGAACAGCGAAGACCGATACGTTTTGATTCCGCCTATGCGGCTGTCAAGATGCTGGACACTTGCAAGATTGGCGAGGGCGTCTATGGCGAGGTCTTTAAATATATGCCAAAGAGCAATCCCTCAACTACTGTCGTCCTTAAGGTGATACCCATTGAAGGCACGGAACTGGTCAATGGTGAAGTGCAGAAGACGTACGAACAAATATTGCCTGAAATTATCATATCACAGGAAATGAGCAATCTGCGCACTAATGCCAACAATTCAACTACTGGATAcgtaaatatttacaat GTGGCTTTGGTCAAGGGAAAATATCCGCAGCATTTGCTAAAACTCTGGGAAGAGTATGACACCAAAAAAGAGTCGGAGAATGATCATCCCGAAATGTTTGGCAACAATCAGCTGTTCATAGTTTTGGAACTGAATTTTGCTGGCAGTGATATGTctgaatttacatttataaatgCCGAGCAATCTTATTATGCACTGCAGCAG ATCATCTTCACACTTGCTGTTGGCGAAGAGGCATTTCAATTCGAGCATCGCGATTTGCACTGGGGCAACATATTGATCGAGGAAACGAACAAGAAGCACATTGATTACAACCTCAATGGCAAGGATTTATCTCTGCCTACCAAAGGAATACGCATAACTATCATCGATTACACTTTGTCGCGAGTAACTGTCGGCGATTGCTGTCACTACAATGATCTGTCCACCGACGAGGAGCTATTCACAGCTTCAGGAGATTATCAATACGACATTTACCGCATGATGCGGGATGAATTAAA CAACGATTGGTCAGCATATGCGCCCAAGACAAATGTAATGTGGCTATCATATGTGGCCGCTAAGCTAATTGATGGCGTCAAGTATAAGAATCCAAAATCACAAGTACACCGAACAAATTTGACCAAACTTAAGGCCTTTCACAAAGCTGTGCTGCGCTTCAGCAGTGCTTCCGAATGCGCCAACAGCTTCAATTAG
- the LOC132786381 gene encoding uncharacterized protein LOC132786381 — MELLKSINNKEIFMEVLHLSIDFLIGNINDQQALRLSHKYGFQNPDDFLLATRTISKYYRNCCLDSVEAANTDKLAFLSQELRPLVPLVLASRQDAVESALSRYEYLKNNVKCVMSFDWDTRLILGDSSSRSNVRQVVTINLHCRSNAKDELIMFEMNLEQLKTFIEVLENSLKSGKAIK; from the exons ATGGAGCTGTTAAAAAGCATCAATAACAAAGAGATATTTATGGAG GTTCTGCACTTATCCATTGATTTCCTAATCGGCAATATAAACGATCAACAGGCACTTCGCTTATCCCACAAATATGGATTTCAGAATCCTGACGATTTTCTACTTGCCACCCGTACTATTTCCAAGTACTATAGGAATTGTTGTTTGGACAGCGTAGAAGCAGCTAATACCGATAAGCTAGCGTTTCTCAGCCAAGAGCTAAGGCCACTGGTCCCTTTGGTGCTCGCATCTAGACAAGATGCAGTGGAATCTGCGCTGAGTCGCTATGAATATCTGAAGAACAATGTCAAGTGTGTTATGTCCTTCGATTGGGACACACGATTAATTTTGGGCGACAGCAGCTCAAGGAGTAATGTGCGCCAAGTGGTCACTATCAATTTGCACTGTCGTTCCAATGCTAAAGATGAGCTGATCATGTTTGAAATGAATCTGGAGCAACTCAAGACATTCATTGAAGTATTAGAGAATTCACTTAAAAGCGGCAAGGCAATAAAGTAA